From the genome of Seriola aureovittata isolate HTS-2021-v1 ecotype China chromosome 6, ASM2101889v1, whole genome shotgun sequence, one region includes:
- the LOC130171368 gene encoding WD repeat-containing protein 47-like, which yields MTAEETINIKEAEVIKLILDFLNSRKLHISMLALEKESGVINGLYSDDMLFLRQLILDGQWEEVMQFIQPLEGMDKFDKKRFRYIILKQKFLEALCVNNAMSAAEDPQNLELTMQEAVKCLHSLEEFCPTKEDYSKLCLLLTLPRLTHHAEFKDWNPSTARVHCFEEACAMVAEFIPADRKLSEAGFRASGNRLFQLLIKGILYECCVEFCQSKATGEEITEGEVLLGVDLLCGNGCDELDLSLLSWLQNLSPGAFSCAFQQKVLNIHVDRLVKPSKAGHADLLTPLMNRLSPCPTSPFHQRPHSADTYMSRSLNPALDGLSHGLAAQDKRGMEANSKTALSRSLVENNVHQQDDSPERKQPQRLDGPNTTRTPLTPGKDGEPPCSTETNERCDSTEHIQEFYRQRLRVQQHLEQKQQQRQLYQQMLLEGGVKPQDGAQHNLTETFLSRSIQKLEEMNVGIDHRGDEAITHLGQQWNGLTGNNSTSSPRTTNTRHTPDTGVLRDKPSGVSSSTPLKTGGHGLPSLCESPVPASQSAERIRASCPTVQDDSGCSATRSTQEPGKSKTQFIKVNQLEDTQAVRAVAFHPSGALYAVGSNSKTLSVCAYPESLSTSGSGAVKQPVVRFRRNKHHKGSIYCVAWSHCGQLLATGSNDKYVKVLPFNADSCNATGPDLEFSMHDGTIRDLAFLEGPESGGSILISAGAGDCNIYTTDCQRGQGLHALSGHTGHILTLFTWGGWMIASGSQDKTVRFWDLRVPSCVRVVGTTLHGSGSAVASVAVDPSGRLLATGQEDSTCMLYDIRGGRIVQSYRPHSSDIRSVRFSPGAHHLLTGSYDNKIIISDLQGDLTKPLPQTVAGEHWDKVIQCRWHPHDQTFLSSSADRTVVLWAPGP from the exons ATGACGGCAGAGGAGACAATCAACATCAAGGAGGCAGAGGTGATCAAGCTGATCCTGGATTTCCTCAACTCCAGGAAGCTGCACATTAGCATGCTGGCCTTAGAGAAGGAGAGCGGTGTCATTAATGGACTGTACTCTGACGACATGCTCTTCCTCAG GCAACTGATTCTGGACGGCCAATGGGAGGAGGTGATGCAGTTCATTCAACCCCTGGAAGGAATGGACAAGTTTGACAAGAAAAG GTTCCGTTACATCATTCTGAAGCAGAAGTTTTTGGAAGCTCTGTGTGTAAATAACGCCATGTCTGCAGCTGAAGATCCtcaaaat CTGGAGCTCACCATGCAAGAGGCCGTCAAGTGCCTCCACAGTTTGGAGGAGTTCTGTCCGACCAAGGAGGACTACAGCAAGCTGtgtctcctcctcaccctccctcgCCTCACCCACCATGCAGAGTTCAAAGACTGGAATCCAAGCACGGCACGTGTCCATTGCTTCGAGGAGGCTTGTGCTATGGTGGCTGAGTTCATCCCCGCGGACAGGAAGCTGAGTGAGGCAGGCTTCAGGGCGAGCGGGAACCGCCTCTTTCAACTGCTCATTAAAGGGATTCTTTATGAGTGCTGTGTGGAGTTCTGTCAG AGCAAAGCAACTGGGGAGGAAATCACAGAGGGTGAGGTGTTGCTTGGCGTGGACTTGCTCTGCGGGAACGGCTGTGATGAACTGGATTTGTCATTGCTATCCTGGCTGCAGAACCTCTCTCCAGGTGCCTTCTCATGCGCCTTCCAGCAAAAGGTCCTCAACATCCACGTGGACCGGCTGGTGAAGCCCAGCAAGGCGGGCCATGCGGACCTCCTGACTCCATTAATGAACCGTCTGTCTCCCTGCCCTACCTCGCCCTTCCACCAGAGGCCTCATTCAGCCGACACCTACATGTCCAGATCTCTCAATCCGGCTCTGGACGGCCTGTCCCACGGTCTGGCAGCGCAGGACAAGAGAGGCATGGAGGCGAACTCGAAGACTGCTCTCAGTCGGAGTCTTGTTGAGAATAATGTGCATCAGCAGGATGATTCACCTGAGAG GAAGCAACCACAAAGGCTGGATGGTCCAAACACCACACGAACACCTCTGACCCCTGGAAAAGATGGTGAGCCACcctgcagcacagaaacaaatgag cGTTGTGACTCCACCGAGCACATACAGGAATTTTACAGGCAGCGTCTCCGTGTGCAGCAACATCTggaacagaagcagcagcagaggcaacTTTACCAGCAGATGCTGCTGGAGGGAGGCGTGAAGCCGCAGGACGGAGCCCAACATAACCTCACTGAGACCTTCCTCAGCAG ATCCATTCAGAAGTTGGAAGAGATGAATGTGGGCATTGACCACAGAGGAGATGAGGCGATCACACATCTGGGCCAGCAATGGAACGGACTGACGGGGAACAACAGCACCTCTAGTCCCAGGACTACCAACACCCGCCACACTCCAGATACAGGGGTGCTGAGGGACAAGCCAAGTGGTGTGAGCAGCAGCACCCCATTAAAGACTGGGGGCCACGGCTTACCTTCCCTCTGTGAGTCTCCAGTTCCTGCCAGTCAAAG TGCTGAGAGGATCAGAGCATCTTGTCCCACGGTGCAAGATGATTCAGGCTGCTCTGCGACACGCAGCACACAAGAG CCAGGAAAGTCCAAAACCCAGTTTATTAAAGTCAACCAGCTTGAGGACACGCAGGCAGTACGTGCAGTGGCCTTCCACCCCTCAGGAGCACTCTATGCTGTTGGCTCCAACTCAAAAACCCTGAGCGTCTGTGCCTACCCAGAAAGCCTGTCCACCAG TGGTTCTGGTGCAGTTAAGCAGCCGGTTGTGCGCTTCAGGAGGAACAAGCACCATAAGGGCTCAATCTACTGTGTAGCCTGGAGCCACTGTGGACAACTGCTGGCCACCGGCTCCAATGATAAATATGTCAAAGTCCTGCCTTTCAATGCAGACAGCTGCAATGCCACAG GCCCAGACCTGGAGTTCAGCATGCATGATGGTACCATCAGGGACTTGGCCTTCTTGGAGGGCCCCGAGAGTGGAGGATCCATCTTGATCAGTGCCGGAGCTGGAGACTGCAACATCTACACTACTGATTGTCAGAGAGGACAGGGCCTTCATGCTCTGAGTGGACACACTG GTCACATCCTGACTTTGTTCACATGGGGAGGGTGGATGATCGCCTCTGGCTCGCAGGACAAAACAGTCCGTTTCTGGGACCTGCGGGTGCCCAGCTGTGTCCGTGTGGTAGGCACGACACTGCATGGCTCAG GAAGTGCAGTTGCTTCAGTGGCAGTGGATCCCAGCGGCCGTCTGCTGGCCACCGGCCAGGAGGACAGTACCTGTATGTTGTACGACATCAGAGGAGGCCGCATAGTCCAGTCATACCGCCCCCACAGCAGTGACATTCGCTCAGTGCGCTTCTCACCGGGAGCCCATCATCTTCTGACTGGTTCCTATGACAACAAGATCATCATCAGTGACCTACAAG GGGACCTAACAAAGCCCCTCCCTCAGACAGTGGCAGGGGAACACTGGGACAAGGTGATCCAGTGTAGGTGGCACCCCCATGACCAgaccttcctctcctcctctgcagacCGAACTGTCGTCCTCTGGGCACCAGGCCCGTGA
- the lim2.2 gene encoding lens intrinsic membrane protein 2.2 produces MLYSLAGGGTLCGVAALVLLIVSTATDFWMQYRYSGSSANQGLWRFCINHKCHAHTITVAFWDATRAFMLLAVLSCFAGVVLGLSAFTNGTKNRRVRTGGIALVLSGFLALLALAIYTGVTVTFFGKRFLDWRFSWSYIIGWVAIILAFAAGVFQLCAYQRTTAEPAPSNNADS; encoded by the exons ATGCTGTATTCTTTAGCAGGAGGAGGCACACTCTGCGGTGTGGCCGCCCTCGTGCTTCTCATCGTTTCTACGGCAACGGACTTTTGGATGCAGTATCGATACTCGGGGAGCTCAGCCAATCAGGGGCTTTGGAGATTCTGCATAAACCACAAATGCCATGCCCACACCATAACTGTAG CTTTCTGGGATGCCACACGGGCCTTCATGCTACTGGCGGTGCTGAGCTGCTTTGCTGGGGTAGTGCTCGGCCTCAGCGCTTTCACTAATGGCACCAAGAACAGGAGGGTCCGCACAGGCGGCATCGCCTTGGTGCTGTCAG GTTTCCTTGCTCTGCTAGCTTTGGCAATTTACACTGGAGTGACTGTCACTTTCTTTGGCAAACGCTTCTTGGACTGGCGCTTTTCCTGGTCCTACATCATTGGCTGGGTGGCCATCATTCTGGCTTTTGCAGCAG gcGTGTTTCAGCTCTGTGCTTACCAGAGAACCACTGCAGAACCTGCTCCCTCTAATAACGCGGACAGCTGA